AGCTGGAGGGCAAATACCTGACATTCGTCCTCGGTGAAGAAGAGTACGGGCTGGACATCACAAGGGTCAAGGAAATCATAGGCGTGATGGAGGTGACCCATCTCCCCAAAACACCACATTTCATCAAAGGGGTGATCAACCTTCGCGGGAAAGTCATACCCTTGATAGACCTTCGCCTCAAATTCGGCATGCAGGAGGCGCGGTACACAAGGGAGACGGTGTTCATCGTGGTGGAGGTGTCCGGGGTGCAGATGGGCATCATTGTGGACACTGTCAAGGAAGTGCTGGACATTCGCGCGGCTGACATTGAGCCTCCCCCAAAATTCGGCACGAGGCTGACCGCGGACTTTATTCTTGGCATGGGCAAGGTGGCCGGCAAGGTGAAGATCCTTCTGGACATTGAAAGGGTACTCACCGGAGAGGAAGCGGCAATGCTTTCTAGCCTGGCCGAAAATATGGAGGACAAGCCATGAACTTCAAAAATCTGAAACTAAGCGCCAAAATCGGCAGCGGCTTCGCGGCGCTTATCGTCATCGCCATGGCGTTAGGCGGCCTTGCCGTGTGGAACATGCTGGGAGTGCGGGAAGGAGCGGAAATGCTCGACCGCGAGTATGTCCCTGAAGTGGCGTTGGCAAGCAAGATCGAAAGCCTGACGCTGCGGACCATGGTGGACATGCGCTCCTACGGGTACACC
This is a stretch of genomic DNA from Nitrospinota bacterium. It encodes these proteins:
- a CDS encoding purine-binding chemotaxis protein CheW; translation: MARSAVLSEPVPGEDRAAMKKLEGKYLTFVLGEEEYGLDITRVKEIIGVMEVTHLPKTPHFIKGVINLRGKVIPLIDLRLKFGMQEARYTRETVFIVVEVSGVQMGIIVDTVKEVLDIRAADIEPPPKFGTRLTADFILGMGKVAGKVKILLDIERVLTGEEAAMLSSLAENMEDKP